One Gossypium hirsutum isolate 1008001.06 chromosome A08, Gossypium_hirsutum_v2.1, whole genome shotgun sequence genomic window, aaatataacaacaactttaccattcatcatcatgctcataatacaaaagtaggcataagtacaacttactcgtcgctatccaatacaattcacatagcatttattaagctcacatctcatacatttcaaataggtacctgtaccactcacaacatggttatacttttctagtttaacttaaactgtaactctcaccattgaaccatttggaatgctatcggatattcattaagcctcaaacattgggtgtaatgccgatgccatgtcccagacatggtcttacactaactatcgAAATTGAGGccgacaccatgtcccagacatggtcttacactagctatcaCATATccgtaccgatgccatgtcccagacatggtcttacactgacacatctcgtagccgatgcatgtcccagacatgtcttacactggcttacatctcgaggccgatacatgtcccagacatgtcttacactagttctcgtctcaatgccaatgccatgtcctagacatggtcttacactagctctcataatgtggccgatgcatgtcccagacatgtcttacactagcacacaaataacccaaatgtcatggcatgagtatccgatttatttcttaaAGTTCAagcgggaattctactatcttaATATTCATcctacataatcatttccacaaacaagcaatttaagctatatcaattcaaacacatataataaaaatgtagttgtattatttacatacaacttacctcgaattacaaaatgcaGGCGACTAATCGGTTTTAGTCTACTTGCTAggccttcccccggtctaggttcgaattttgtagttcttgatctaaaaggATAAAAATTCACAAGTTTAGACATTTTATCGGTCTAGGTACTTaacaaattcataattgggcaagttgaccattttgcccctagacttttgcaaaatgatcattttaacCCTAGccccgaaaatcgatttttatcgaatttcttaatatcttaagcctagccgaaccctttttactcttacagcaacccaaaatttttattatctctcacatttatcatctaattttcaacttatgcaaaatggtcctagttagggttttcatggaacctacttcacaaaagttgtttattacacaaccataactcatattcttccataaaatttcaattaacaacacatatgctttcatgtaaaaaccctagactctcaaccatttttcaaaatagtcccctcatttgaaagtaGGGTCGTAGCCacgggggctggcatgggccccgacccccctaaaatgtaaaattacattttaggcccttaaatttttttaaaaattttaaattaataaaggtaaaatttcactttggcccccctaaaattataaaaattcgatttaatcttttacaaattataaagatataaactataaaaaattaaaatttcagccGGCCCCTCCTAAAAAagttttctggcttcgcccctatttgaaagctcatgttacaagggttctaaaagtaaaacaatcatcaagaaaaaccatcaagatcacttacttgagagagttacaagttgctgaaattttcaaactttcaaaCCCAAGCTAaattttcggtggagaagaaatgttgaaaagggatgatatcttcttttattttatttctattttagtcaaataagctaCCAAAACCCACCTAATTTGACTTTTTGACCATTCTTGTCCCTATGGCCAGCCAAGCACTCTTTTTAGGGTTTATttaccctttaaagacccccaattttggttctctagctatttgacacccttagctatcaaaataggacttttgcactttatgtgatttagttctttttcgcgATTAAGttctcaaacgctaaaattaattcaccaaatttttcatgcacctttataatcatgccatcacacataaaataatattaaaataatttctatgactTTGGAATAATGGTTCCgtaaccactgttccaactagccccaaaatcgggctgttacaggatGTCTGTCACATGATAGATTTTGTGTTTCATTTGACTTGATAGGATAAAAAAATTGAGCCCATGTGATGTTTGGTGACCAACAACTTCATGTTCCCAATGAAGAGTAGGCCCCTCGTTGCTAAGATGGTCACTCTAGAAGGGTGAGTACTTAGTGGTCTCTCAGCTTTCTGGTGGCAGACTTACTGCTCAGGTGCCTTTTTTGCTAGCCACGTGTCTTTGATACGAATGGGGTATAACAATTGATGTAAGGCATAAAGATAAGTTTAGCCCTTAGcgtttactcttttttttttccattttggcatttttttgtcattttggctctcaacctttaaattttagttaaattacttgCTTTTAGGCAGAAAATCTGactaaactgttaaaattttaatgatattgatGTGGCAGCTCATGTGGCATTTTACGTATACTTCACTGCTACTaaagataattttttataaacCGTTTAGTCAATTTTCCATCCAAAAGCAAACAatttgactaaaatttaaaaattaaaaggccAGAATTACCCCCTAAAAAAGAATAAGGGCTAAAAtgacaaaatgaataaaaaagagaCTAAACTTTGCCATAAAGTAATAGCCatgtaatatataataaattatgagACATTCACAATATGAGTAAAAATAAagttatgtaataaatatatttgtaacattaaaataaaaaatctctttcaaaataatataatttattttgaaaagtaaggtatttttatttgaaaaaaatgttaTATAACAGTAAGGCAAAACTCAAAAGAATTCACAAATAAATTTCAgccacaaattttaatatttcttaattttatctttttaaatatttttttaagatttaatatcaaatttttaatatttattgtttagaATTCAATCATATTTaaggtttagatttttttttacttctttgtttctttaattttttttgtttttatatatttagagttttataattttataaaaatatttaattaatattcaaatttatattaaatataagtaaaaaataaattataaatataaaattctaCTATTAAATCGAAAAGAAATAAGGGCTTATATTTGGCagtgaaattgattgaattttagGGACTGTTAAAAGGAAGTCTtgccctttttatttttatttcaattaagttgaTAGTGGGTTAGTTCGAGTGCAACTCAACTATGGGTTAAAGTATAGATATACGGTACGGGTGGCGGCTGGGTTTGTTTCAGAAGCATCGTCTCCCGACCCGGTCCGGCTTATCCAAGCTATAGCAACGTTAAGGGTAAATGTAAGATTGGAGACAATTTGTCGTCCCGCTTTTTAAATCAGCCACCAAATCTGAATCGTTACCTCCCCACCTATTTGGCTATTTCCAATCTCAGGAATCGTCTTCTTCGCTAAAACCCTCCTTAAGCcctaacttctttttttttgccGAAATACCCCATGTCTCCCTTGGGATCCCAATGAAGCGCGTTCTAAAAATCTCAGACGCTGCAGCAGCCCAATCGGAGAAGCTGCTATTGAATCTCCACAGGCACCCTTCGAAACCCAAATCTTTAATCTCACTTTCGTGTGCTACTCCAAGATCCTCCCTTTTCAGATTTTATGGAGACACTGTTGCCCCTGCCACGCATGCTCCCCTGCCCAATAAAGTCCCCGTTAATGTTATCAGCTTGTTCATTGAAAAGCTTTCTCTGGCAGACTCCCAACGCCGCCCCAAACAGGAATTGATGCAGAAAGTGCTTCAGCTCAGAATGGAATTGGTTAACGGTGTTTATTCTTCAGGGGAAGTGGTCCAGATTTTGGAGGGGAGAGGTGATTGGTTACTTGGGTGTTATGAATATCAGGGTGGTGTGCCTGCGCGTACCAAAGAAACCGATGACCGTGCTTTTTCAGAGTTATTGAAAAATCTGTGTTCTTGGCCTAATTTGGCATTGGAGGTATGTTTTtctaattttcttcttttttgtttggATTTAGGATGAAATATTTTCtgggtttttgtttttgttgtgaGGGGGGGGGGGGGTTTGAAGCTCCATGGTAGACATTGGTATATGTTGGATATATGTTTTCATAGTAGACTGTTCCTTCAGGTATTTAATTGGAGGAGAAGAAAGATAGAACAAGGTTATCCCATGACGTCGGAAGAATATGCTAGTAGCATCACTATTGCTGGTAGGATTGAGAATGTAGATCTTGCTGTTGAGCTCTTTTCCGAGGCTGATAGTAAGCGGCTCAAGACAACTTCTACCTACAATGCGTTAATGAGTGCCTATATGTTCAATGGTCTCATTGACAAATGCCAATTAGTGTTTCGGAATCTAAAAAAAGAACCGTATTGTAGCCCCTCAATTGTAACTTATAACATTCTTATATCAGTCTTTGGTCGTTTGATGCTGATTGATCACATGGAGGCAGCATTTCAGGAGATTCAACATTTAAATCTCTCCCCTAATGTAAGTACCTATAACAATTTAATTGCTGCATATGTGACTGCTTGGATGTGGGATCGGATGGAAAGAACTTTCCATTTGATGAAGGCTGGACCAGTTAAGCCTGATATTGATACTCacttgcttatgcttcgaggatATGCACACTCAGGGAAATTGGATCAAATGGAAGAGACATACCAAATGTTAAAGCATCAGGTGGATGTCAAAACCCCATTGATCAGAGCCATGATATGTGCATATTGCAAGAGTTCAGTCAAGGATAGGACTAAAAAGGTTGAGGAACTGTTAAGGCTAATTCCAGAAGATGAATACAGGCCTTGGTTACATGTGTTGTTGATTAGACTTTATGCTCAGGAGAATAATTTAGAGAATATGGAGAAGTTTATTGACGAGGCTTTTGAGCTCAAGGCCTCTGTATTTACTGTTCCTGTAATGCGTTGCATTATCAGTACTTATTTCCGTTACAATTCAGTGGACAAACTGGCAAGTTTTATAAAGCGCGCAGAATGTGCTGGATGGAGAATCTGCAGGTCTTTGTATCATTGCAAAATGGTCATGTATGGCTTACAGATGCGCTTGGAAGAAATGGAGAATGTCCTTAATGAGATGAATAATGTCCGCATCAATCACACTAAAAAGACATTTCTCATATTGTACAAGGCATACTTAATGTGTGGTAAAAGACATAAGGTTGAGACTGTAGTGGGATTGATGTGCAAACGTGGCTATCAAATTCCGTTGGAAACATTTCTTTCATAATAAATCTTTTGTGAAGCAATGTACCGACAGAAGTTGCAGGAAACGTTTAGCCGATTAGCATTTCTGGTTCATCATGATCACAGCACTGAATGGAGATTTGAAATTACCCGTAGGTACACATCTTGTCTTGGTTTGACTTACTCCCCCAAGTGTTGGTGTTCTATGAAATGTTGTCACTAGGAAATGATACATCATGTACTtgaccccccccccccaaaaaaaaagcgTCACTTGAGCTCTTTCCTCCAATTTTTATTGTATGATTCAACAGCCATCATAGTTTTTTCTGGCATTGTGAAGTTATTCTTCATCTTAATAACAATCATCATTTGATCCTAGCCTAATATCTAAACTTTATGCTATTTTTGTCTTGATTATAGCAAGCACCAATAGTAGCTCCAAGAACATTGGGAGTTAGTTAGAGCTGGTTGGCTATTTAAAGGATTGCACTTGTAATTGGTCAGCTTTACCACTACTTTAGGAGAAATATAAGTTCCTGGTGGAATCACCAGGTTCTAAGAATGACTTGAGAAGAAAGCTATAGAAGAGTATTACTTGAACTGGATCTGGACTCCTTAGTTGCTGTAAATATGTTAAAGGTGTCTCTCTCTGCTGTATGTTCCCCGTTGCATATAACCTGTTTCATGCAGTAAATATCAGTATATCTTGCTGGTCTGCCAGTAGATCATAGTGGTTTTATCTCACCGGCTTGGACCAAACAAGAAGTATGGTTTCTCGCTTCTGACTATAGAGTAATTGTTTATATGTCTAAACCTATGAGTGATAGATGGAACATCTGGGAGTGCCATGAGTTATCATGCAGCACATTATTAGGTTCCATAGGTTATTCGAATAATGAATTGTTTGTTAAATCCCAACAGATTTTTTCTCTGACCTAGCAGTTTATTGCCTCCCATTACCAACCTATGCAACATTAACTTGGCTAGTGATATCTTATTCTTGAATTGAGAAGAAAGGGTGCAGGGGGGATCATGCAtttccttgagctatatcaatataCCTCTATGGGGAAACATAATTTCTGGACTTGCTAAATTCTTTCAACCAGTGTAAGATGATTATCTTGCTAGGGATTAGTTGCAGTCTGAAAATCATTTCAATTCTATGTTCACCTAAGATGATGTTACTTGACAATGCTTGTGAAGCACTAAACCCCTagtatcattttcttttttctagtTAGGACTAGAAACTTGAAAATCTGCATTTTGTCTGATTTCCTTCATGCCGAGTTGGATAATTGCTCaatcttgaaaaaaaatttaaaaatgtttttggtCTGTTTATTCTTTATGGTATACTGCAATTGACTGGCTAACCATGTAATTGCAGAAAGGGCTACATTGCTTGATGGGCTGAGACTACCCATAAGATGATTGCGACAGTGAATGAATGAAACTCACTAGGACATTCAGGATCATATCATGTGTTTTTCTTGCTGCTTGCTAATGAACTTGACCATTTTCTATAGAATAGTAGTTAGAAAAAGACCAAATCTTCTTTACCTTAAAACTCAGGGACTGATAATGTGTTGGCAATTTGAGCCTAGGAGGAGAGCTTGTCGTCTATGAGAAAGGGAGCTGAATGTAGCATCTTTCTGATGTACATGTTGAATGGGATCATTGGGATGATCTTAGTTTGCTTGCTTAGTGTAGTCGTGTTCTCAGCCTGTGATATTATTCGCATCGTAAAGTTAAAATTGACCTTTAGGGGATGCTGGCCATCTGCCAGGAACTTTTACTTGACTAACAGGTTATAGTATATTCCCATAAAATACAGTGGCAGAGCAATTGAAGTGTTCTAATATACAAATGCATTGGAAATTCAGAATTCTAGCTATGTTCTTACTCTATAAAGGGAAATGAGTGATTGGAAAAAATGGTCTGAATCATTTCAATTAGAGATAACTTTAGCTTTGGATtgtattaacaaatattttacataaaaaaatagttGCTTATATATTGACTTCATGTAGTTTTTGGCTATTTCGTTGCCTGAATGATCCCTGGTTTTTGTTCCTTACAGAATCCGTCGATGATGCTTATGTCTGTGAGCTCTTTACTCAAATCATGCATATGcaaatcaaatttcaataaaaaatttcagGGATTCctcaatattaaaattattttagttttggcttctttttttaataaagcgggcaatttcaaaatcaacatttaactcttttttcttaaaagaaattCTTAAGCTAATATCCTTTCCTCAATGTTTTTGCCATCGGTTCTTGATTTGTCCAGATCAAATaagttattataaaaataaataaataaaaagagagaaaattggTTTAACAGTTTATTTAATCGATTTTTTTAACTTGGTTCAATTAGTTGTATTGATTCGATTTCATCCTCCTGTTTAAATATCCTGACCTTGTTCTAAATATCCATGAATTTgtcatatcaattttttaatcaaatgctTTTCCATTTCAACTTTCTTCTTTTGGATTCTTTTCTCTTAaactcatcttttattttcttagatctagaaaatgtaaaaaaaggaaaaagattgaTCAAATCTCATaagtttgaataataaaattgttGTTTTCCTAGTTGCTGTTAACATTCTTTTTGGTGTGTTTAATCTTTATGGAATTAACGGGCTACATAtgtattatttctattttagttgaAATGTATGAGTTCTCATTATCTTTCTCAAGTTACTCTTtcaaatgtttttcttttttaactttcttATCTTTGATTATTATCCCTTTTTGAGTTTGTGGTGAAAGAGAGGCTTTCTTAGCTTTGAATGAATTGAAGCAGCAAGCTGTTTTTGAATGAGCCCGATGAACTATTCTAAGTTTCATCGTAAGAGCAGTTGATTGGGGCGAAAACTTTGGTGAAAAGTTAGTGGTGATGTAGGTTAGTAAGGATTTGGTGGTCAGTAGTAGGGGTTGGTAAGGATATGAGTAGGTAAGATAAGATCCACCATATGGGTTTCGCCCTCTTTTTCCTTAAACAAGAGCAGTCCTCTATCTAGGCTATTGTTGTATCTGCATTTTCCATCCTCCCACACTTGATGACATTCTCAAGAAGCTATTCTAATGTCactgtatcaacaaaattctttGTGGCACTACCCACTTCTTCATCAGCTCACTGGTGCCGACAAAGAAGACAACTTCTCCTGTTCTATTAGCAGTGGCTATACTCGTATTGTCAAtccctccatctttgtgcatATTGTTTAGAATTGTCCGTGAGTTTCTTCTGCATACTTTGTAGTGTGGGTCATGACTTATGCTAATCTAGGAATGCCTTTGTTAGATCCTTTAATTATCGGAGTTTGTAGCTTTCTAATTGATTCTCATGTCAGTTTTTTAAGAAATAGTATAGGAATCTATCCTTTCAATCATCATGTCAACAAATGCAATGCATCATTTATTTACACAAAGGTGAAAAACCTCCtgataaacaatttttgttagAGCAAGTTTTACAGTaagtttggttcactgtaatggaatgaatagggctgtaattgaatagagttgtaataagtaactcaactgtttggttgaatggaatggaatagaactgtaataatattcttgtgtttggttgaatggaatgatgttgtaatagcataaggaaaaaaaactaaaatgaccagaatacttttagcagatttttttttaaagtagatgattattgttattgttattaaattttaataagattattattaaaaataatttaataacattcttaatataattattatatgaattaaaaaatcaaaatatataatactataaaaacatatataatcactttattatttttaaactgcaatacatatttaatgtgctaaaatattaaaacaaataatttaattattctacaataaaaataattaaatattagaagtaataaataacttcggaattatatttcacattcaaacataatattcatatattaataaaaaattacattatttcattagtttacatatcataatccatatgttataaaattttacaatctCAAAAAGTTTGAGATTCAATTTATTAAACTGAATTTGGTTTATAAACTCATTGTTTGAttgttatataattgttattgcttctgcttattttgtttatttattatataagtattatatttttgtttgattattttatatctaaagtaaaaaaaaatgtttcatttttcaaaaatatgccccaaaaaattcacttaatttaaatgaatatattttactttaataagCGAAAGCGGAtacaacttttaattttttttaacgaatatatattaataacttgataaataaacaaacaaacatgaTCAGAAATTTACCTATTCTGTTCAATAATAATTCTCTTCCAATTTGCAACCATTAACAAACATAATCAGAAATTTACCTGTTCTGTTCAATAATAATCCTCCTCCAATTTGCAACCGTTAACTATTAGGGGTTACGTACCATATATCCAATTTGATTGGATTCAAGTTGTTGTTTAACTAtcaaaaattaatttcatttaataatatGTTCACAATTCAGAATTAGCTTGCACAGACAAGGAAGGGTTTTCTAAAGGATTCGTTTACTCCGATTTCTAGACTTAGCCAATCCTTCAACTTCTGATTCAGCAAGTGAATAAACAGGATAAACCATGATTTCGTACAAAATAATAGCAAACTCCAATACAACCatgacaaaacaaaaaaataagaataaaaatgatttaCAAACAATCAGTTGTTCGACTTTCCAGTTTTATGATCGGACCACAAATTTTGGGTTCCACCAATTGATGCATGTGGTTAGACATAAGAGATTGGGCAAGAAAAATATCATGCCAAATACACTAAGATAAGCAAAGAACCTAAACCTCAAATggaataaacaaagaaaattttaaaatcatataatCTGATTCACAGCACATACCATCAAACATGTATTTTGGAACAGTGAAGTTTCAGCATCAGCTGcagaatttatataataaaaaggacTGATACCTCCAATTTTATTATGGTAAGTGCCAAGCAAAGATTATACTTTTCCAGAATGTAACTCACAAGATGTAGAAAATACTTCAAACAACAATACTCGAATAAAGAAGACTATAATTTGAAACAAGATGAAGGGCATCATAACCGAAACAAGCACATGATTAACTTCATCCA contains:
- the LOC107952199 gene encoding pentatricopeptide repeat-containing protein At2g30780, with the protein product MKRVLKISDAAAAQSEKLLLNLHRHPSKPKSLISLSCATPRSSLFRFYGDTVAPATHAPLPNKVPVNVISLFIEKLSLADSQRRPKQELMQKVLQLRMELVNGVYSSGEVVQILEGRGDWLLGCYEYQGGVPARTKETDDRAFSELLKNLCSWPNLALEVFNWRRRKIEQGYPMTSEEYASSITIAGRIENVDLAVELFSEADSKRLKTTSTYNALMSAYMFNGLIDKCQLVFRNLKKEPYCSPSIVTYNILISVFGRLMLIDHMEAAFQEIQHLNLSPNVSTYNNLIAAYVTAWMWDRMERTFHLMKAGPVKPDIDTHLLMLRGYAHSGKLDQMEETYQMLKHQVDVKTPLIRAMICAYCKSSVKDRTKKVEELLRLIPEDEYRPWLHVLLIRLYAQENNLENMEKFIDEAFELKASVFTVPVMRCIISTYFRYNSVDKLASFIKRAECAGWRICRSLYHCKMVMYGLQMRLEEMENVLNEMNNVRINHTKKTFLILYKAYLMCGKRHKVETVVGLMCKRGYQIPLETFLS